GAAAACCGTCGCTATGCAAAGTTTTTCCGCATCAGGGTGTCTTTCCGTACGCAGGACCTCGCCGACTACAACGTTTTCAAAAGCAAGCGGCAACGGAGTACATCCATCGACTTCCAGTCCGGCCATCGTCAGCATATTTGCGATCTTATGGGACGGCAAATTCAAATCAATCACTTCAAGAATCCAGGATAAAGGGAGTTTCATCAATCACTATCGGGGTTAAGTCAGGTTTTAGAAAGAGATCTAAAATACACGATCCCTCTAAATTTCGCAATGTTGCGATAAATCGGCGAATCGTCTAGAATTTATTCTTTAATTTCTTGATCTGAAACGATTTAAACCATTAAGGAGAGAATATTCAAATGGCTACTGAAAGAACGCTTTCGATTATCAAACCGGACGGCATCGGCAAAAACGTGGTTGGAGAGGTGATCTCTAAACTGGAAAAAGGAGGACTGAAGATTGTCGCCGCTAAAATGCTTCATTTGACTCAAGAGCAGGCTCAAGGGTTTTATGCTGTTCACAAAGAACGTCCCTTCTTCAATGACTTGGTGGCTTTTATGACTTCCGGCCCTGTCATGGTCATGGTATTGGAAGGAGACGATGCTATTTTGAAAAACCGCGAAATCATGGGAGCTACCAATCCTGCAGAAGCTAACCCAGGAACAATCCGCGCAGAATTTGCGACAACGATCGATGAAAACGTCGTTCACGGCTCCGACAGTCCAGAAACGGCAAAAACGGAAATCAACTTCTTCTTCTCTCCTGAAGAGATTTGTGCAAGAACGCGATAAATTGAGATGTTGCTCCTGATCGACAACTTCGACTCTTTTACCTATAACATTGCACATGCAATTGGGCTGCAAGGAGTCGACGTTCAAGTCAGGAGAAACAACAAATTAACCATTGAGGAGTGCCTGGAAATCGATCCCGATTTTCTGCTAATAGGGCCAGGGCCGGGCACTCCTAAAGAGAGCGGGATCTCTTCTTCCCTGATCAGGGAATATATGGGAAAAGTTCCCATTTTTGGAATTTGCTTAGGGATGCAGCTAATTGCCGAAATGTTTGGCGGAAAAGTTGTGCAATCGTCTTTTGGACCCATGCACGGAAAAACCAGCCGGATCTATCACAATAATGACAGAGCATTTAACAATCTTCCTCAAGGATTCAAAGCCGTTCGCTACCATTCCTTAATCG
This genomic window from Waddlia chondrophila WSU 86-1044 contains:
- the ndk gene encoding nucleoside-diphosphate kinase, translated to MATERTLSIIKPDGIGKNVVGEVISKLEKGGLKIVAAKMLHLTQEQAQGFYAVHKERPFFNDLVAFMTSGPVMVMVLEGDDAILKNREIMGATNPAEANPGTIRAEFATTIDENVVHGSDSPETAKTEINFFFSPEEICARTR
- a CDS encoding anthranilate synthase component II, producing MLLLIDNFDSFTYNIAHAIGLQGVDVQVRRNNKLTIEECLEIDPDFLLIGPGPGTPKESGISSSLIREYMGKVPIFGICLGMQLIAEMFGGKVVQSSFGPMHGKTSRIYHNNDRAFNNLPQGFKAVRYHSLIVNRSQLPACLEVTAETEEGEIMGLAHKNYPIEGVQFHPESEISDCGSQLFNNFLNKDS